The proteins below come from a single Sinorhizobium fredii genomic window:
- a CDS encoding cupin domain-containing protein translates to MKIASICAVGLPVFFGIVTFASAEDAHTMIAPGDVKWAPAPKILPAGAEIAVLFGDPSKEGLFALRLKAPSGYVVAPHTHPADEVVTVISGTINLGMGETADRSAAKALPAGSFFALPPNMAHFAYFDEETVVQITTNGPWGIKYVNPADDPQKSQ, encoded by the coding sequence ATGAAAATCGCATCGATATGTGCAGTCGGATTGCCCGTATTCTTCGGGATCGTCACCTTTGCCTCGGCAGAGGATGCGCACACAATGATCGCTCCCGGTGATGTCAAGTGGGCGCCGGCGCCAAAGATATTGCCCGCCGGAGCAGAAATTGCAGTCCTGTTCGGCGATCCCAGCAAGGAAGGCTTGTTCGCCCTTCGGCTGAAGGCCCCGTCCGGCTATGTGGTCGCACCGCACACGCATCCGGCGGACGAAGTGGTCACGGTCATATCAGGGACCATTAATCTGGGAATGGGCGAAACGGCCGATCGGAGTGCCGCCAAGGCATTGCCGGCAGGCAGTTTCTTCGCCTTGCCGCCCAACATGGCCCATTTTGCCTATTTCGATGAAGAGACCGTGGTGCAGATTACCACCAACGGTCCGTGGGGCATCAAGTATGTCAATCCGGCTGACGACCCGCAAAAATCGCAGTGA
- a CDS encoding RrF2 family transcriptional regulator, which produces MILKSQVEWALHCCAILAGLPKGRYLSTKALAEFHGVPKEYLSKALQSLSQAGLVHTTLGPSGGYRLARTPDELTFLDIVEAVEGKARTFVCNNIRANNPCRPQGYCESAPCAVARVMWEADEAWREKLRSVQLSDLIDTLAKEVPAELWKKSFEWVLERAG; this is translated from the coding sequence ATGATCCTGAAAAGTCAAGTGGAATGGGCACTGCATTGTTGCGCCATTCTCGCCGGCCTGCCCAAGGGCCGCTATCTGTCGACCAAGGCACTTGCCGAATTCCATGGGGTCCCGAAGGAATACCTATCCAAGGCGCTGCAAAGCCTGTCGCAGGCCGGGCTTGTGCATACGACGCTCGGACCTTCGGGCGGCTACCGTCTGGCCAGGACACCGGACGAGCTGACGTTCCTTGATATCGTCGAGGCGGTGGAGGGCAAGGCACGCACCTTCGTCTGCAACAATATCCGCGCCAACAACCCGTGCCGCCCGCAAGGCTATTGCGAAAGCGCCCCTTGCGCGGTGGCGCGTGTGATGTGGGAGGCAGACGAAGCATGGCGCGAAAAGCTCCGAAGTGTGCAACTGTCGGATCTCATCGACACCTTGGCTAAGGAGGTTCCGGCGGAGCTTTGGAAAAAAAGCTTCGAGTGGGTTCTAGAGCGTGCCGGTTGA
- a CDS encoding mechanosensitive ion channel family protein gives MFADPLSLPFLLINLLGIAGIVVWHLQGRGRPTARLIVQILFFTAMTATLGFSGIQPHRVDEAHLNGLAAFLATSARVLWWTHLAWATIGFVRIYIVLDRRPREARLFQDLIIGIVYLGVALSIMGFVFGAPIGTLTATSGVVAIILGLALQNTLGDLFSGVALTLGRPFAIGDWIQLDDGTEGRVVENNWRSTHLLTLANNVIVLPNSALAKVGLTNLSRPDETHQIFVTVRIAATHVPHFVEEVLRTALEDCQRIVQDPPPSVGLKAIDAVAIEAELLFRVAGPANRTAARNEVIDQVDRHCKESGLSFALPPQSYLYALTSPDKEPQAVMGSRSTGTL, from the coding sequence ATGTTCGCCGATCCTCTTTCTCTGCCGTTCCTGCTGATCAATCTGCTTGGGATTGCCGGCATTGTCGTGTGGCATCTGCAGGGGCGCGGGCGTCCGACCGCGCGGTTGATCGTCCAGATTCTGTTTTTCACCGCCATGACCGCCACACTCGGCTTCAGCGGGATCCAGCCGCACCGGGTGGACGAGGCACATCTGAACGGGCTCGCTGCATTCCTGGCGACGTCTGCAAGAGTTCTCTGGTGGACGCATCTCGCCTGGGCGACCATCGGATTCGTGCGCATCTACATCGTGCTCGACCGCAGGCCGCGGGAAGCGCGCCTGTTTCAGGACCTGATCATCGGCATCGTCTATCTGGGTGTGGCACTGTCCATCATGGGCTTCGTCTTCGGTGCGCCGATCGGCACGCTGACGGCAACCTCCGGCGTAGTCGCCATTATCCTCGGCCTTGCCCTGCAGAATACGCTTGGCGACCTGTTCTCCGGCGTCGCACTGACGCTTGGCCGTCCCTTCGCCATCGGCGACTGGATACAGCTCGACGACGGAACCGAAGGGCGTGTCGTCGAAAACAATTGGCGTTCCACCCATCTGCTCACGCTCGCCAACAATGTCATCGTCCTGCCGAACAGCGCGCTGGCGAAGGTTGGATTGACCAACCTCAGCCGCCCGGACGAGACGCATCAGATCTTCGTGACCGTCCGTATCGCGGCAACGCATGTGCCGCACTTTGTCGAGGAGGTGCTGCGAACCGCGCTCGAAGACTGCCAGCGGATCGTCCAGGACCCGCCGCCCAGCGTCGGTCTCAAGGCAATCGACGCTGTGGCGATCGAAGCGGAGCTGCTGTTTCGCGTAGCTGGTCCGGCCAACCGAACGGCGGCGAGAAACGAAGTCATCGATCAGGTCGACCGTCACTGCAAGGAAAGTGGCCTCTCCTTCGCACTGCCGCCCCAGAGTTATCTCTACGCGCTCACTTCGCCGGACAAAGAACCGCAGGCCGTCATGGGTTCGCGCTCAACCGGCACGCTCTAG
- a CDS encoding cupin domain-containing protein has protein sequence MMKSIVAAVTATAVISGSAAAHDTPAGKANKVTLVYEHQLPNVPGKSIRGVLVEYGPGGFSEAHTHPSSAFIYATVLEGSIRSQVNGGPAKVYQAGESFSEMPGDRHDVSANGSETKPAKLLAVFVVDTAQKELTFPIEK, from the coding sequence ATGATGAAGTCGATCGTCGCCGCCGTGACAGCCACGGCAGTGATTTCCGGGTCTGCCGCGGCCCATGACACTCCCGCCGGCAAGGCCAACAAGGTTACGCTCGTCTATGAGCATCAACTGCCGAACGTTCCGGGCAAGAGCATCAGGGGCGTTCTGGTCGAATATGGTCCCGGCGGGTTTTCCGAAGCCCACACCCATCCGAGCTCCGCCTTCATCTACGCAACGGTTCTCGAAGGATCCATCCGCAGCCAGGTGAATGGCGGACCGGCCAAGGTCTACCAGGCAGGTGAGAGTTTTTCTGAGATGCCCGGCGACCGTCACGACGTGAGCGCAAACGGCAGCGAGACGAAGCCGGCCAAACTGCTGGCGGTCTTCGTCGTCGATACCGCTCAGAAGGAGTTGACCTTCCCGATCGAGAAATGA
- a CDS encoding SDR family oxidoreductase — MKIVIIGGTGLIGSKTVERLRKQGHEVIAASPNTGVNTITGEGLAEALAGTDVVIDLANSPSFEDEAVMEFFETSSRNLLAAEKAAGVKHHIALSVVGTERLQESGYFRAKLAQERLIKGSGVPYTIVHSTQFMEFLGGIAQSGTVGDTVHLSPAYVQPIASDDVADAMADVALARPVNGTIEIAGPERSRLSDLVGRYLKASGDARKVTPDPEARYFGARLEDGSLVSDNNPRLGRINFEHWFATSARK, encoded by the coding sequence ATGAAAATCGTCATCATAGGGGGAACCGGCCTCATCGGTTCGAAGACAGTCGAGCGCCTGCGCAAGCAGGGTCATGAGGTGATCGCCGCCTCTCCAAACACGGGCGTCAACACCATCACCGGCGAAGGACTTGCCGAAGCGCTTGCGGGCACCGACGTGGTGATCGACCTCGCAAACTCGCCGTCTTTCGAAGACGAGGCGGTGATGGAGTTCTTCGAGACGTCTAGCCGCAATCTGCTTGCGGCGGAAAAAGCGGCCGGGGTCAAGCACCACATCGCGCTTTCGGTTGTCGGTACGGAACGCCTGCAGGAGAGCGGCTATTTCCGCGCCAAGCTTGCTCAGGAACGGCTGATCAAGGGTTCAGGCGTTCCCTACACGATCGTTCACTCGACTCAGTTCATGGAGTTCCTCGGCGGTATCGCCCAGTCCGGCACCGTCGGCGACACGGTGCATCTGTCGCCAGCCTATGTGCAACCGATCGCCTCCGACGACGTCGCCGATGCCATGGCGGACGTTGCCCTTGCTCGGCCGGTCAACGGCACGATTGAGATTGCCGGCCCCGAGCGGTCGCGGCTGAGCGACCTCGTCGGTCGCTATCTCAAGGCAAGTGGCGACGCCCGTAAGGTCACGCCGGATCCCGAGGCACGCTACTTCGGAGCCCGGCTGGAGGACGGCTCGCTCGTTTCCGACAACAATCCGCGTCTTGGCCGGATCAATTTCGAACATTGGTTCGCAACCTCGGCACGGAAATGA
- a CDS encoding carboxymuconolactone decarboxylase family protein, whose protein sequence is MTQRLNYAQQSPELFKKLSELSITLKDSVIDQTIRDLVNIRASQINGCGFCLDMHVKEAKIHGESELRLYHIAIWRESNLFIPRERAALAWTEAVTRLPEGGIPDELYERVRGQLSEKEISDLTFSIMVINAWNRASISFKNVPGSADKLYGLDKAGLN, encoded by the coding sequence ATGACCCAGCGCCTGAACTACGCCCAGCAATCGCCGGAGCTTTTCAAGAAGCTTTCGGAACTCAGCATAACCCTGAAAGACAGCGTCATCGATCAGACGATCCGAGATCTCGTCAATATCCGCGCATCGCAGATCAACGGCTGCGGATTTTGCCTCGACATGCATGTGAAGGAAGCTAAAATTCACGGCGAAAGCGAGTTGCGTCTTTACCACATTGCAATCTGGCGCGAGTCGAACCTTTTCATCCCCCGCGAGCGCGCCGCACTTGCCTGGACCGAAGCCGTAACGAGGCTGCCCGAAGGCGGCATCCCCGACGAACTCTATGAGCGGGTGCGCGGCCAGCTTTCAGAGAAGGAAATCTCGGACCTGACGTTCTCGATCATGGTCATCAATGCATGGAATCGCGCCAGCATCTCCTTCAAGAACGTGCCCGGTTCCGCCGACAAGCTCTACGGTCTCGACAAGGCCGGCCTGAACTAA
- a CDS encoding LysR family transcriptional regulator: protein MDIVSALRTFLRVAETGSFSAAAVDLNLTQPAVSRQVSALEAHLNTRLLHRTTSAVALTAEGEQIIPMALKVVEAVDALGDTTGADGTMASGKVRLTLPAPLGLYVSDRLASLIAGHPGLAVEMIFREEPSDLVGEGIDLEVRLGPVTDSSLVCRRIGWTTAFLVAAPTYLEGQTGPQSPGDLTAHECICYRRAGDGRTWSFSNGADEIAVRIAPRLIANNAVAVHRATLAGSGLAVLSHILACPDIEAGRLVNVMPEFPPTRLPINVVYPSRRNMPLRVRTVLDFLIEAVRQDPLMVS from the coding sequence ATGGACATCGTATCCGCACTGCGAACCTTCCTCCGGGTCGCCGAGACTGGCTCGTTTTCCGCAGCCGCGGTCGACCTTAATCTGACGCAGCCGGCCGTCTCCCGGCAGGTATCGGCACTGGAAGCGCATTTGAACACCCGCCTTCTGCACCGCACGACAAGCGCAGTCGCCCTGACGGCCGAAGGCGAGCAGATCATTCCGATGGCGCTCAAGGTGGTCGAGGCGGTGGACGCGCTCGGCGACACCACCGGTGCCGATGGAACGATGGCTTCTGGCAAGGTACGGCTCACACTACCCGCGCCGCTCGGGCTTTATGTGAGCGACCGCCTCGCGAGCCTTATTGCCGGCCATCCCGGGCTCGCCGTCGAAATGATCTTCCGAGAGGAGCCGTCGGATCTGGTCGGGGAAGGGATTGATCTCGAGGTGCGCCTGGGGCCGGTCACGGACAGCAGCCTGGTGTGCCGCCGGATCGGCTGGACGACTGCCTTCCTCGTCGCAGCGCCCACCTACCTGGAAGGCCAAACGGGACCGCAATCGCCAGGCGATCTCACCGCCCATGAATGCATCTGCTACCGCCGGGCCGGCGACGGTCGTACCTGGTCGTTTTCCAACGGGGCGGACGAGATTGCCGTACGGATTGCACCTCGGTTGATCGCCAACAATGCAGTGGCCGTCCATCGCGCGACGCTGGCCGGCAGCGGCCTTGCGGTGCTTTCCCATATCCTCGCTTGCCCGGACATCGAGGCGGGCAGGTTGGTGAATGTGATGCCGGAGTTCCCACCGACTCGCCTGCCGATCAATGTCGTCTATCCATCGCGCCGCAACATGCCGCTGCGCGTCAGGACCGTCCTCGACTTCCTGATCGAGGCCGTCCGCCAAGATCCGTTGATGGTGTCCTGA
- a CDS encoding adenylate/guanylate cyclase domain-containing protein, whose amino-acid sequence MKQRLAAILAADMAGYSRLMEADEAGTIARLRTHRIELIDPAIAKNEGRIIKTTGDGMLVEFQSVTDAVKCAVEIQQRMKRRNSDVPQDRRIEFRIGINLGDIIFDDDDIFGDGVNIAARIEQLADVGGICVTAAVATQIADRLEVSLDDLGEKTLKNITRPVHLFRIGIEGSVLPAPPEEKDTKRAVSKPAIVVLPFDNMSGDPEQEFFADGLTEDIITELSRRHELFVISRNSSFVYKNQPVNAREVAEKLGAQYLVEGSVRKIGDRVRVTVQLIDAINDAHVWADKYDRRLDDIFAIQDEVTAAIAATLPGRVEAAQRDQLARTKPANMAAYECALTAKVLHHRGTIADNEQARALIDRALELDPGYAHAHAWRACILGQAWVYGWCEDKDATWTEIVAELERALALDDNDADVHRILAAVNVNNNALTAARYHQERALSLNPNYDLVVVQQGELLTWLGRPEEGVEWIRKAMRLNPHHPERFWSHLGKAFFAARQYGEAIEAFMHLSAMDHVQHAFVAACYGWLGDDIAASAHMKKVQALAPDFGLESFLATLHYAQEADTQHIREGLVKAGANDGLPTANDIAAQ is encoded by the coding sequence ATGAAACAGAGACTAGCCGCAATCCTGGCGGCCGATATGGCAGGCTATAGTCGGCTGATGGAAGCCGATGAAGCAGGAACGATCGCCCGCCTCAGGACGCACCGTATAGAATTGATCGACCCCGCCATCGCCAAGAACGAAGGCCGGATCATCAAAACGACGGGAGATGGCATGCTGGTCGAATTCCAGAGCGTGACCGACGCGGTGAAATGCGCCGTGGAAATCCAGCAGCGGATGAAGCGGCGCAATTCGGACGTGCCCCAGGATCGCCGGATCGAATTCAGGATCGGCATCAATCTCGGTGATATCATCTTCGACGACGACGACATCTTCGGCGATGGCGTGAACATCGCCGCCCGTATCGAACAGCTCGCCGATGTGGGTGGCATCTGCGTCACCGCTGCGGTGGCAACGCAGATTGCCGACCGCCTCGAAGTCTCTCTCGATGACCTGGGCGAGAAGACGCTGAAGAACATCACTCGTCCCGTGCATCTCTTTCGGATCGGCATCGAGGGCTCCGTCCTGCCGGCCCCGCCGGAAGAGAAGGATACGAAGCGAGCGGTCTCAAAGCCCGCGATCGTCGTGCTGCCCTTCGACAATATGAGCGGCGACCCCGAACAGGAGTTTTTCGCGGACGGTCTGACGGAGGACATCATCACCGAGCTGTCGCGCCGCCACGAGCTTTTCGTCATCTCCCGCAACTCGAGCTTCGTCTACAAGAACCAGCCTGTGAACGCGCGGGAGGTGGCCGAGAAGCTTGGAGCGCAATATCTGGTGGAAGGCAGCGTCCGCAAGATCGGCGACAGGGTGCGCGTGACGGTCCAGCTCATCGACGCGATCAACGATGCCCATGTCTGGGCCGACAAATACGACCGAAGACTGGACGACATATTCGCCATCCAGGATGAGGTGACGGCGGCAATAGCCGCGACGCTGCCCGGGCGTGTCGAGGCGGCCCAGCGAGATCAACTCGCCCGCACGAAGCCGGCGAACATGGCTGCCTATGAATGCGCGCTTACGGCCAAGGTGCTGCATCACCGCGGCACGATTGCGGATAATGAGCAGGCCCGAGCCCTGATAGACAGGGCACTCGAGCTCGACCCCGGCTATGCGCATGCCCATGCCTGGCGGGCCTGCATTCTCGGACAGGCCTGGGTTTACGGCTGGTGCGAGGACAAGGACGCGACCTGGACCGAAATCGTGGCCGAACTCGAACGCGCGCTGGCGCTTGACGACAACGACGCCGACGTGCACCGCATCCTCGCGGCGGTGAACGTCAACAACAACGCGTTGACGGCGGCCCGCTATCACCAGGAGCGCGCCCTTTCGCTCAACCCCAACTACGATCTGGTGGTGGTCCAGCAGGGCGAACTCTTGACCTGGCTCGGCCGACCGGAAGAAGGGGTCGAGTGGATCCGCAAGGCAATGCGGCTCAATCCCCATCATCCGGAACGGTTCTGGAGCCACCTCGGAAAGGCGTTTTTCGCGGCCCGGCAATATGGCGAAGCAATCGAGGCATTCATGCACCTTTCGGCAATGGACCACGTGCAGCACGCTTTCGTTGCCGCCTGCTACGGCTGGCTCGGCGACGACATTGCCGCGTCTGCGCATATGAAAAAGGTCCAGGCGCTCGCCCCCGACTTTGGCCTCGAATCCTTCCTCGCCACCTTGCACTACGCTCAGGAAGCCGACACGCAGCACATTCGCGAAGGGCTTGTCAAAGCGGGCGCGAACGATGGCCTGCCGACAGCGAACGACATCGCGGCGCAATAG
- a CDS encoding ABC transporter ATP-binding protein, with protein MATSVVLQKVEKRYGALDVIHGIDLTIDPGEFAVFVGPSGCGKSTLLRMIAGLEEISGGTLMLDNDRMNEVAPAKRGIAMVFQSYALYPHMSVYKNLAFGLETAGYRKADIEPKVRRAAEILQIEKLLDRKPKALSGGQRQRVAIGRAIVREPRIFLFDEPLSNLDAELRVQMRVEISRLHRDLGNTMIYVTHDQVEAMTMADKIVVLNSGRIEQVGAPLDLYNNPVNRFVAGFIGSPKMNFLKARIGGVSENETAIEVCGGTIRLPRRLNGATEGQEVTFGIRPEHLSARDSGIALAAVNVELVENLGGETMLYGITPDSQQLTIALEGQQKVERGANLSVYFDPARCHVFGLDGRAM; from the coding sequence ATGGCAACCAGCGTCGTTCTTCAGAAGGTCGAGAAACGCTATGGCGCGCTCGACGTGATCCACGGCATCGACCTCACCATCGATCCCGGCGAATTCGCCGTTTTCGTCGGTCCGTCCGGCTGTGGCAAGTCCACCTTGCTTCGGATGATCGCCGGGCTCGAGGAGATTTCCGGCGGCACGCTGATGCTCGACAACGACCGGATGAACGAGGTGGCGCCGGCCAAGCGCGGCATCGCCATGGTGTTCCAGTCCTATGCGCTCTACCCGCATATGTCGGTCTACAAGAATCTTGCCTTCGGCCTCGAAACGGCGGGCTACAGGAAGGCCGACATCGAGCCGAAGGTGCGCCGGGCCGCCGAGATCCTGCAGATCGAGAAGCTCCTCGACCGCAAGCCGAAGGCGCTATCGGGCGGCCAGCGCCAGCGCGTCGCCATCGGCCGGGCGATCGTGCGGGAACCGCGCATCTTCCTGTTCGACGAGCCGCTTTCCAACCTCGATGCGGAACTGCGCGTCCAGATGCGCGTCGAGATCTCCCGGCTCCACCGCGATCTCGGCAACACGATGATCTACGTGACCCACGACCAGGTGGAAGCGATGACCATGGCCGACAAGATCGTCGTCCTGAATTCCGGCCGCATCGAGCAGGTCGGCGCGCCGCTCGATCTCTACAACAACCCGGTCAACCGCTTCGTTGCCGGCTTCATCGGCAGCCCGAAAATGAATTTCCTCAAGGCGCGGATCGGCGGCGTCAGCGAAAACGAAACGGCAATCGAAGTCTGCGGCGGCACGATCCGCCTGCCGCGCCGCCTCAACGGCGCAACAGAAGGGCAGGAAGTCACTTTCGGCATCCGCCCCGAGCATCTCTCGGCCCGCGACAGCGGCATCGCGCTTGCGGCCGTCAATGTCGAGCTTGTCGAGAATCTCGGCGGCGAGACCATGCTCTACGGCATCACTCCCGACAGCCAGCAGCTGACCATCGCGCTCGAAGGTCAGCAAAAGGTGGAGCGCGGCGCCAATCTTTCGGTCTATTTCGATCCCGCCCGCTGTCACGTCTTCGGCCTGGACGGCAGGGCGATGTAG
- a CDS encoding Gfo/Idh/MocA family protein has product MSVKTVAIIGCGIGRLHMIEGYLPHPDKFRVQAICDLNEERLNEFGNEFGIESRTTSFEDVLADETIDIVDICTPPGIHLEQVIAALAAGKHVICEKPLTGSLAGVDKIIEAEKRARGVLMPIFQYRYGDGIEKAKRIIEAGIAGKPYVGSVETYWLRKPEYYSVPWRGKWATELGGVLVTHALHLHDMLLHLLGPVSKVFGRVATRVNDIEVEDCASASLLMQNGAFVSLSCTLGSQEQISRLRLHFENVTFESSHEPYTPGKDPWKIIAANEAVQSQIDEVIGNWQPVSPRFTTQMAHFHAHLNGAAPLPVTTKDARRALELVTAIYQSADTGREISLPIGPDSPKYADWRANTR; this is encoded by the coding sequence ATGAGCGTAAAGACAGTCGCCATCATCGGCTGCGGCATCGGCCGGTTGCACATGATCGAGGGTTACCTGCCGCATCCGGACAAGTTCCGCGTCCAGGCGATCTGCGATCTCAACGAAGAGCGCCTCAACGAATTCGGCAACGAATTCGGCATCGAGAGCCGCACCACCTCCTTCGAGGACGTGCTTGCCGATGAGACGATCGACATCGTCGACATCTGCACGCCGCCCGGCATCCATCTCGAGCAGGTGATCGCGGCGCTTGCCGCCGGCAAGCACGTCATCTGCGAGAAACCGCTGACCGGCTCGCTCGCCGGCGTCGACAAGATCATCGAAGCGGAAAAACGCGCCCGGGGCGTGCTGATGCCAATCTTCCAGTATCGCTATGGCGACGGCATCGAGAAGGCAAAGCGTATCATCGAGGCCGGGATTGCCGGCAAGCCCTATGTAGGTTCGGTCGAGACGTACTGGCTGCGCAAGCCTGAATATTATTCCGTCCCCTGGCGCGGCAAATGGGCGACCGAGCTCGGCGGCGTGCTGGTCACCCATGCGCTGCATTTGCATGACATGCTGCTGCATCTCCTCGGTCCGGTCTCCAAGGTGTTCGGCCGAGTCGCGACCCGCGTCAACGACATCGAGGTCGAGGATTGCGCCTCGGCGAGCCTGCTGATGCAGAACGGCGCCTTCGTGTCGCTGTCCTGCACGCTCGGGTCGCAGGAGCAGATCAGCCGGCTCAGGCTGCATTTCGAGAATGTCACCTTCGAGAGCAGCCATGAACCCTATACGCCGGGCAAGGATCCCTGGAAGATCATCGCGGCCAATGAGGCGGTCCAATCTCAGATAGACGAGGTGATCGGCAATTGGCAGCCGGTGTCGCCGCGCTTCACCACCCAGATGGCGCATTTCCACGCCCATTTGAACGGAGCGGCCCCGCTGCCGGTGACGACGAAGGATGCTCGGCGGGCGCTGGAACTGGTGACGGCGATCTACCAGTCGGCGGATACCGGGCGTGAGATTTCACTGCCGATCGGCCCGGACAGCCCGAAATACGCCGATTGGCGCGCCAATACGCGATAG
- a CDS encoding Gfo/Idh/MocA family protein, which yields MIELRFAAFGLNHNHIYGQVNCLLRAGARLVGFHEPDDALAAEFAGVYKDAPRIATLPQILEDESIGLITTAAVSAERAELAIRAMQHGKDVLTDKPGMTSLEQLAKVRRVQAETGRIYSILYSEHFESPATVKAGELVAAGAIGDVVHLVGLGPHRLRRDTRPDWFFRRSEYGGILTDIASHQCEQFLFFTGADDAAILSASVDNRSVPDEPELQDTGNIHLSTAEATGMIHVNWLTPDGMPTWGDGRLFIVGTTGTIEVRKTVDLAGREGGNHLFLAGRYGVEHIDCSAVELPFGRQLLDDIRDRTETAMPQQRCFKAMELALRAQAIAEQNREKN from the coding sequence ATGATCGAATTGCGTTTCGCCGCCTTCGGCCTCAACCACAATCATATCTACGGCCAGGTGAATTGCCTGCTGCGCGCCGGCGCCCGCCTCGTCGGCTTCCACGAGCCGGACGATGCGCTGGCGGCGGAATTTGCCGGCGTCTACAAGGATGCGCCGCGCATCGCGACGCTCCCCCAAATCCTCGAGGATGAAAGCATCGGCCTCATCACCACGGCGGCGGTCTCCGCCGAGCGGGCGGAACTGGCGATCCGCGCCATGCAGCACGGTAAGGACGTGCTGACCGACAAGCCGGGGATGACGAGCCTCGAGCAGCTCGCCAAGGTGCGCCGGGTCCAGGCGGAGACCGGACGGATCTACTCGATCCTCTATTCGGAGCATTTCGAAAGCCCGGCGACGGTCAAGGCCGGCGAGCTGGTCGCCGCCGGCGCCATCGGCGATGTCGTGCACCTCGTCGGCCTCGGACCGCACCGGCTGCGGCGCGATACGCGCCCGGACTGGTTCTTCCGCCGCTCAGAATATGGCGGCATCCTCACCGACATCGCCTCGCATCAGTGCGAGCAGTTCCTGTTCTTCACCGGCGCCGACGACGCGGCCATCCTTTCGGCGAGCGTCGACAACCGAAGCGTCCCCGACGAGCCCGAGCTGCAGGATACCGGCAACATTCATCTTTCGACCGCCGAGGCCACCGGCATGATCCATGTGAACTGGCTGACCCCGGACGGCATGCCGACTTGGGGCGACGGCCGGCTCTTCATCGTCGGCACGACCGGAACGATCGAGGTGCGCAAGACTGTCGACCTCGCCGGTCGCGAAGGCGGCAACCACCTCTTCCTCGCAGGTCGCTATGGTGTGGAGCACATCGACTGCTCGGCAGTCGAGCTTCCCTTCGGCCGCCAGCTGCTCGACGACATCCGCGACCGAACCGAAACCGCCATGCCGCAGCAACGCTGCTTCAAGGCCATGGAACTTGCGCTTCGCGCCCAGGCGATCGCCGAACAGAACCGGGAAAAGAACTGA
- a CDS encoding carbohydrate ABC transporter permease produces MTDATMSSITAPPPPTANRRSPLGSVLIHAGLIAASFAMLYPLLWMVSASVRPEDEIFSSTTLWPSSVDFASYVRGWFGLDVSFGRFTWNSVVIAVLTVMGNVIACSLAAYAFARLRFAGRNFWFAMMLGTMMIPYHVTLIPQYVLFLDLGWVNTILPLVVPKFLASDAFFIFLMVQFFRGIPRELDEAAMMDGCGPWRIYWKIMLPLSLPVLATAAIFSFIWTWDDFFGPLIYLNDMNTYTIQLGLRTFVDSSSTSDWGGLFAMSTLSLVPVFFFFLFFQRLLIEGIATTGMKR; encoded by the coding sequence ATGACTGACGCGACCATGAGCTCGATCACCGCACCCCCCCCGCCGACGGCCAATCGCCGCAGCCCCCTCGGTTCTGTTCTCATCCATGCCGGACTGATCGCCGCCTCCTTCGCCATGCTCTATCCGCTCTTGTGGATGGTCTCGGCATCGGTCCGGCCGGAGGACGAGATCTTCTCCTCGACGACGCTCTGGCCCTCGTCGGTGGATTTTGCCTCCTATGTCCGCGGCTGGTTCGGGCTCGACGTCAGCTTCGGACGGTTCACCTGGAATTCCGTGGTGATCGCAGTTCTGACGGTGATGGGCAATGTCATCGCCTGCTCGCTTGCGGCCTACGCCTTCGCGCGGCTGCGCTTTGCCGGCCGCAATTTCTGGTTCGCGATGATGCTCGGGACGATGATGATCCCCTATCACGTCACCCTCATCCCGCAATATGTGCTGTTCCTAGACCTCGGCTGGGTCAACACCATCCTGCCGCTGGTCGTGCCGAAGTTCCTGGCGAGCGACGCCTTCTTCATCTTCCTGATGGTGCAGTTCTTCCGCGGCATTCCGCGCGAGCTCGACGAGGCGGCGATGATGGACGGCTGCGGGCCGTGGCGCATCTACTGGAAGATCATGCTGCCGCTGTCGCTTCCCGTACTGGCGACGGCCGCGATCTTCTCCTTCATCTGGACCTGGGACGATTTCTTCGGGCCGCTGATCTATCTGAACGACATGAACACCTACACCATCCAGCTGGGCTTAAGAACCTTCGTCGATTCGAGCAGCACCTCCGACTGGGGCGGCCTCTTCGCCATGTCGACGCTGTCGCTGGTGCCTGTGTTCTTCTTCTTCCTGTTCTTCCAGCGCCTGCTGATCGAAGGCATCGCCACCACCGGCATGAAACGCTGA